One Stenotrophomonas maltophilia DNA window includes the following coding sequences:
- a CDS encoding ABC transporter permease has product MIPDDLRVVLRRLNRSRGSALTIVGLLALVMAINACVFAVAYSMMWKPLPYPGQDKLVRLTMHATKMGMDLDWSIPYLDTIQRGSEQFSAVAGYQSRELGRADSAGNVVGTVQAVLAEPQLFPMLGARAEAGRLFSDDDARPGAEPVALVSAALWKSEFGGNPATLNQKLWLGGIGYRIVGVLPPSFSFPQRDVRIWLPLGFTEEQTAMSNAGSFGNLAAMARLTRTTDSNAARTGIKALVGAQPTLAAISEQIGLKIGVEPLRSIWLEDRSTTLISMMGAGLLVFAVTLANVYNLFVLRLLRRRQEFAVLEAVGATRAQRRRQIALECLLLVVAASALAVVLMPLGLTVLQHFDVMPKGMPQSIGLDAATALALLAMGAAAMIVLASTASVIRGQSVYEVLRQTGNGQTASASVNRIRHVLVTAQIALTFVLLFGTTLLVRSSGQLLAEDVGFRRDGQVIATLQSSNVDPDADASTLKANVQDWVQRVQSLPGVRHVALSSSAPFSRNVTLENFAVAGATPEGRGGLPKAYLAHVSADLPAALGLRILRGRSFSSAEVQQHAPVALIDDALAQRYFPGSDPQGRSLRVAGEEGGPTDRVIVGVVARARQRSLQQPDEYPSIYLPAAVPLLLPGSSQDSAEVVIRGQNPQQLAVTLQRQLKQSGLPLRLTQVMTMQQRIEETIVDQLRLNALLRILSGITLLLTAVGLYALLAHSVTMRQREFGVRQALGASQQDILIGVLRQGLRMLGHAFLLALPPALLLGALLKSQLHKVSSTDPTSLVGVALMLLVVGLVANAWPAYKASLVKPMSALRSE; this is encoded by the coding sequence GTGATTCCTGACGATCTCCGGGTTGTACTCCGGCGGCTCAACCGCAGCCGGGGATCCGCCCTGACAATCGTGGGCCTGCTTGCACTTGTGATGGCCATCAATGCCTGCGTGTTCGCGGTGGCCTACAGCATGATGTGGAAGCCGTTGCCGTATCCCGGGCAGGACAAGCTGGTGCGGCTGACCATGCATGCCACCAAGATGGGCATGGATCTCGACTGGTCGATTCCCTATCTGGATACGATCCAGCGCGGCAGCGAGCAATTCTCCGCAGTGGCGGGGTATCAGTCACGCGAACTGGGCCGCGCGGATAGCGCCGGCAACGTCGTTGGCACTGTCCAGGCAGTCCTTGCGGAGCCCCAGCTGTTCCCGATGCTGGGCGCGCGGGCGGAAGCGGGGCGTCTGTTTTCGGATGATGACGCGCGACCCGGAGCCGAACCGGTTGCGCTGGTCAGCGCGGCGTTGTGGAAATCCGAGTTCGGTGGCAACCCTGCTACCCTCAACCAGAAACTGTGGCTGGGTGGTATTGGCTACCGCATCGTAGGGGTGCTGCCGCCCTCGTTCTCATTCCCGCAGCGTGACGTCCGCATCTGGTTGCCGCTGGGCTTCACCGAGGAACAGACCGCCATGTCCAACGCGGGGTCCTTCGGAAACCTTGCGGCGATGGCCCGACTGACCCGTACGACCGACTCGAACGCAGCCCGCACCGGAATCAAGGCACTGGTGGGCGCGCAGCCGACGCTGGCAGCGATCAGCGAGCAGATCGGCTTGAAGATCGGCGTAGAGCCTCTGCGCAGCATCTGGCTGGAAGATCGCAGCACGACATTGATTTCAATGATGGGCGCAGGATTGCTGGTGTTCGCCGTCACGCTTGCCAATGTCTACAACCTTTTCGTTCTGCGACTGTTGCGCAGGCGGCAGGAGTTTGCGGTCTTGGAAGCGGTAGGTGCGACACGCGCGCAGCGCAGGCGCCAGATCGCACTGGAATGCCTGCTGCTGGTGGTGGCTGCGTCCGCGTTGGCGGTGGTGCTGATGCCACTGGGGCTTACCGTGCTGCAGCACTTCGACGTAATGCCCAAAGGCATGCCGCAGTCGATTGGCCTGGATGCGGCCACCGCTCTGGCGCTGCTGGCCATGGGAGCGGCTGCGATGATCGTCCTGGCATCGACTGCCAGTGTCATACGTGGGCAGAGCGTCTATGAAGTGCTGCGGCAGACAGGCAACGGGCAGACCGCGAGCGCGTCGGTGAATCGCATACGCCACGTGCTGGTGACGGCCCAGATCGCGTTGACCTTCGTACTCCTGTTCGGAACGACCCTGCTGGTTCGAAGCTCCGGTCAACTGCTGGCCGAAGACGTCGGCTTCCGTCGCGATGGCCAAGTTATCGCGACGCTGCAGTCTTCCAATGTCGATCCTGACGCGGACGCATCCACGCTGAAGGCGAACGTGCAGGACTGGGTGCAGCGCGTGCAGTCGCTGCCCGGCGTGCGTCACGTTGCATTGAGCTCGTCGGCGCCATTCAGCCGCAATGTAACCCTGGAGAATTTCGCCGTAGCCGGGGCCACGCCGGAAGGGCGGGGCGGGCTTCCCAAGGCGTATCTTGCCCATGTAAGTGCGGATCTCCCTGCTGCATTGGGCCTGCGTATCCTGCGCGGCCGAAGTTTCAGCAGTGCCGAGGTTCAACAGCACGCTCCTGTGGCATTGATCGACGATGCTCTGGCCCAACGCTACTTCCCGGGCAGTGACCCACAAGGCCGCAGCCTGCGGGTGGCCGGTGAAGAGGGCGGGCCGACCGACCGCGTGATTGTGGGTGTTGTGGCGCGGGCCCGTCAGCGCAGCCTGCAACAGCCGGATGAGTATCCTTCCATCTATCTGCCTGCCGCCGTTCCGCTGCTGCTGCCGGGGTCATCGCAGGATTCGGCGGAGGTGGTGATCCGCGGCCAGAATCCGCAGCAGCTTGCGGTGACGCTGCAGCGCCAACTCAAGCAATCAGGGCTCCCTCTGCGGCTGACGCAGGTCATGACCATGCAGCAGCGGATCGAGGAAACCATCGTCGATCAGCTGCGACTCAACGCCCTGCTGCGCATTCTCAGTGGGATCACGCTGTTGCTGACAGCGGTGGGGTTGTACGCATTGTTGGCTCACTCGGTGACGATGCGGCAGCGCGAGTTTGGCGTCCGCCAGGCATTGGGTGCGAGTCAGCAGGACATTCTGATCGGGGTGCTGCGCCAGGGCCTGCGCATGCTGGGCCATGCCTTCCTGCTGGCGCTGCCACCGGCTTTGTTGCTCGGGGCGCTTTTGAAGTCGCAACTGCACAAGGTTTCCTCCACGGATCCCACGTCATTGGTCGGGGTGGCCCTGATGCTGCTGGTGGTGGGTCTGGTGGCCAATGCGTGGCCAGCCTACAAGGCGTCACTGGTCAAGCCGATGTCCGCACTACGGTCGGAGTAG
- a CDS encoding efflux RND transporter periplasmic adaptor subunit, whose translation MDIARPELKQRKRKRRLIISVVSGVILVGIVAGAVALNAASPSVRRSDLVFDSVRQGEFVRTVRGPGKLVSSQMRWVIASTDASVERLLVKPGATVKADTEIIEMSNPEVVDRLLAANAEHAAAQGDHSALQARLQADALQLKAELASTMGERDSLQVEEQAARRALDKGVLAEVDYKKIAIKLKQFEQNVAIAQQRVRQSEANLAAQLSASRMRLDQLASTRALRQSEADALRVKAGMDGVVQQISVEEGQRVTAGANVARVAKPGELIAELRIPESQASDLAAGQPAVLEIGRAHVKGSVRRVNPAVEKGAILAEIDLSEALPPGSRAEQSVDGSIVTERLADALFVKRPVSVHASSTSPVFRMTSEGTAARVEARFGKDSVDEIQVLGGLEKGDRLILSDMSDFSEVDKVSIN comes from the coding sequence ATGGATATCGCACGGCCCGAACTGAAGCAGCGGAAGCGCAAACGCAGGCTGATCATTTCCGTGGTCTCCGGCGTGATTCTGGTCGGTATCGTTGCCGGCGCGGTTGCACTCAATGCGGCATCTCCTTCCGTGCGCCGCTCCGACCTCGTCTTTGACAGCGTGCGCCAGGGCGAGTTTGTACGCACGGTGCGTGGCCCCGGAAAACTGGTGTCAAGCCAGATGCGTTGGGTGATCGCCAGTACCGATGCCAGCGTCGAGCGGCTGCTGGTCAAGCCCGGCGCAACGGTCAAGGCCGATACGGAAATCATCGAGATGAGCAACCCTGAAGTCGTTGATCGGCTTCTTGCTGCCAATGCGGAGCATGCTGCAGCGCAAGGCGATCACAGCGCGCTGCAGGCACGCCTGCAGGCCGACGCGCTTCAGCTGAAGGCGGAGCTGGCCAGCACGATGGGTGAGCGCGATTCGCTGCAGGTGGAGGAGCAGGCGGCACGACGCGCGCTGGACAAGGGCGTGCTTGCCGAGGTCGACTATAAGAAGATCGCCATCAAGCTCAAGCAATTCGAGCAGAATGTCGCCATCGCCCAGCAGCGGGTGCGGCAGTCGGAAGCGAACCTGGCGGCACAGCTGTCCGCCAGTCGTATGCGTCTGGACCAGCTTGCCAGCACTCGGGCATTGCGTCAGTCCGAGGCGGATGCGCTGCGGGTGAAGGCGGGCATGGACGGCGTGGTGCAGCAGATAAGCGTCGAAGAAGGCCAGCGGGTTACGGCGGGGGCAAATGTGGCCCGCGTGGCGAAGCCGGGGGAGCTTATCGCCGAGTTGCGCATCCCCGAATCACAGGCGTCCGACCTTGCCGCCGGGCAACCAGCAGTGCTCGAAATCGGCCGCGCGCATGTCAAGGGCAGCGTGCGACGGGTCAATCCCGCCGTCGAGAAAGGTGCGATCCTGGCCGAGATCGACCTCAGCGAAGCGCTGCCGCCCGGGTCACGCGCGGAGCAGTCGGTGGACGGCTCGATTGTCACCGAACGACTCGCCGATGCCCTGTTCGTCAAGCGGCCGGTAAGTGTCCACGCCAGCAGCACGAGTCCTGTGTTCCGCATGACCAGCGAGGGCACGGCCGCACGGGTGGAAGCACGCTTCGGCAAGGATTCAGTGGACGAGATCCAGGTGCTGGGCGGTCTTGAGAAGGGCGATCGGCTGATTCTGTCGGATATGAGTGATTTTTCCGAGGTCGACAAGGTCTCGATCAACTGA